Proteins encoded together in one Impatiens glandulifera chromosome 1, dImpGla2.1, whole genome shotgun sequence window:
- the LOC124942805 gene encoding myb-like protein X, whose protein sequence is MNEEYLKEVNEEDLEKVNVLIEDMVNENIKDVVDKLNDKDKDRLVKLKVEDVEEKKNEDVVKNENIEDVNEKVDDTNDIDKEDKQKLDVNEKVEDVNDIDKEDKQKLDVREKKEEKKNEDVNEKLEDVNDKDNVVNENKDVNDIEKIVDAAAVRMMLDVAVMMMVYAASRMINNADVRMTVDVIAGMMADTAAATK, encoded by the exons ATGAATGAGGAATATTTGAAGGAGGTGAATGAGGAAGATTTGGAGAAGGTGAATGTGTTGATTGAGGATATGGTGAATGAGAATATTAAG gATGTGGTGGATAAATTGAATGATAAAGACAAGGATAGGCTTGTGAAGCTGAAGGTTGAGGATGtggaagagaagaagaatgaggATGTGGTGAAGAATGagaatattgag GATGTGAATGAGAAGGTGGATGATACGAATGATATAGACAAGGAAGACAAGCAGAAGTTAGATGTgaatgagaaggtggaggatgtgAATGATATAGACAAGGAAGACAAGCAGAAGTTGGATGTGAGGgaaaagaaggaagaaaagaagaatgaG GATGTGAATGAGAAGCTGGAGGATGTGAATGATAAAGACAACGTGGTCAATGAGAATAAGGATGTGAATGATATAGAAAA AATTGTGGATGCTGCTGCTGTTAGGATGATGTTGGATGTTGCTGTTATGATGATGGTTTATGCTGCTTCTAGGATGATAAATAATGCTGATGTTAGAATGACGGTTGATGTTATTGCTGGGATGATGGCTGATACTGCTGCTGCTACTAAATGA